Below is a window of Bacillota bacterium DNA.
CACTTTCGCGGCCCAAACAATTACGAAGCCCATTCAAGAGATAACCAGCAAGGCCGCAAGTCTCGCGGCGGGCAACTTCGACATCGTCGTTCAAGTTAAGTCTAAAGACGAGATCGGCAAGCTAGGCGAGGTTTTTAACTACCTCACCAGCACGCTACGCGCGACACTAACCGAATTACACAACGACAAAACTAAGCTTGAGGCCATCCTCACCCAGATGACGAACGGCGTTATCGCCATGGACACTACCGGCACCATTATTCATGCCAATACTAGGGCGCGGCATATGTTAGGGCTGACCGAGTATTCGCAGGTAGCCTATATACTCGAACGCCTAAGCTTTGGTGATGTCAAGCGCCTCTTAGAGCGAGAGGCCCCGCAAGTTACCGAAGTCGTTATCGGTTCTCCCCAATCTATTGCGGTGCGCTCCATAGCAGCCCCGTTTCACTCCGCCGAGGGTGCGGTTACCGGGGTCATCATTGTTATGCAAGATATAACCGAAGAATCGCGGCTCGAAACCATGCGGCAAGAGTTTGTGGCCAATGTCTCGCATGAGTTAAAGACGCCCCTCACCACCATCAAAAGCTATGCCGAGACTCTTCTTACCGGAGCGCTGGAGTCAAGAGAGCTCGCCGGCAACTTTATTACGGTCATTTCAGAAGAGGCCGACAGGATGGATCGCCTAGTTAAAGACCTGCTTACTTTGTCCCAACTCGATTACCAGCGGCATAACCTGCAGTGCCGCCCCGTCCTCCTCGATGAGCTAGTGATAGACGTCTTAGAGAAGCTTTCTTTCTCCGCCTGTCAGCGCGGGGTGCGTTTTGGCACTGACTTCTGTGAAGAAATACCCATTGTTATGGCTAACCCCGACAAAGTTGAGCAAGTGTTAGTCAACATCATTGCCAATGCCATAAAGTACGCCCACGAAAACGGAGAAGTCGTTATTTCTCTACAGGTGAGCGAGAGCATGGTGCGTGTCGGCATCAAGGACGATGGGCCAGGCATTCCAAGCGATGACCAATCGCGTATTTTTGAGCGTTTCTACCGGGTTGACAAGGCTCGCTCCCGTGAGCTCGGCGGTACGGGCCTGGGGCTGGCCATTGCCAAGCAGTTGGTAGAAGCCCACGGCGGAACGATAGGAATTGAAAGTGAAGTAGGTAAGGGTACTGAGGTGTATTTCTCACTGCCTCGCCACAAGCCGAATCCCCCTGGGCAGGTGAAGTAACATGTGGGAGAAGCTAAAAAGCGCGACGCTAGTGGTGCTGATTTTAACTAGCGTCTACATGACCGGGCAGTTATGGCTTGTCCATTACGCGCCGCCCGGGGCTACGGCTCTGCGCGGCGACTTCCCCGAGCCCATGCCCCTAGAGCTGATGGCCCCTATCGCTATAAACTTGCATTTGACAGAGGAGTCTCGCGGCCTTAGCCCGGGGCAGCCTGGCTTTGCGGAGACGTGGGAGTTCTTTCGGGGCCTCATCAGCGGAGGGCACATGGTTTCTGTGCGCTCTATCACCGAGCAAGAATGGCAGCGCGCCTATGCTGGCAACAGCATAGAAGTTAAGCTGGCAGGCAGAGTGCAAATGCGCATGTGGCTAGAAGCACAGAGCGTGCAACCCTCAGGACTTGGCACCGAACATGTGATGGATAGAGTGCTGATGAGCACCCATTCTAATCACGTCTATTTTTGGGACACCGAGCGCGGCGTGTACCTAGCTTGGGAAAATGCCGCGCGCCCGGACCAGCCCTCGCGAGTTAGAGAGCAGACAGCGCTTCATTTGGCGACAGCACAGCAAAGCTGGCAGGGAGAGCCAATTAGACGGCTCACGCCGCGATTACGTGCTCGAGCGGCACCCTGGGTCTATGTCCCTGCCGAGCCAGGGCTTTGGCCGCAACTTTTAGCCCGCCACGAGCGGGCCCAGAACAGCCAACTCATAGCGGGTTTCTTCCCTGACTGGTCGTTAGTGCGAAGAGTGAGTGAGCGCGACGGCAGAATGTCTTTCACCGATGGCTTGCGGCATGTGTACCTGCACCCTAGCAGCGCCGTACAGTATGTATCGACAACTTGGTTTCGCCCCACTTACGACATTAACGCCCGTGCCAGCCTCATTCTCGCTATGGCACTCAATTTTGTGGCTCGTCATGGGGGCTGGCCAGATGATGTGCGGCTTAGTTACATGGAGGTCTCGGCCCCTACTTCCGGGCTTCCACAGATAGCCTTTCGCTTTGTCCCCTATACACATATTAATCTCAACGGGCGTGTCGCCTTTGTGCCACTTGTTTCTCCGCGTACGCAAATCGCGCTCACCGTAAATGAGCGCCATGTCTCAGATTACGAGCGCTTAGTATACCACCCGATCGACACGGGGGCATCGCCTACCCGCATTATAACGCCCGAAGCGGCCATTCAAGCAGTGGAGAAGAACCTGCTGCAAGACAAGCTCATTACTGATGTTTATGTGGGTTTCTACCAGCGACACCTCGATGAAGCGGCCGAGTTTCTTTACCCCGTATGGGTTATCGAACAAGGGCAAGAGCTGTTCTTAGTTAATGCCTTTACTGGCGACGTAGTGCCCCGTTAATGGCGCGCAAAGGGAGAGAGGAGGATGCGTAGATGGACTGGGGACGAGTAAAAACGCTCCTCATCGTAAGCTTTCTCATATTAAATATATTGCTCGCGGGGCGACTCTACTTTGTGCCAGAGCTAGAAATGTACCTAGGCCTAACGGACCGCGCCTCCAGCGAGGCCGTGCTGCGCGCCTTGCAGGCTCACGAGGTGGTGCTTACTGGCACACTACCAACTGTTGCGCTAAGGGCACCTTTTGCGCAGGTTTCTTTGCGGCGTCTAAATCATAACGACATTGACCTGCTGCGCAGGCAAATTTTGGGCGACGAGGCGGTACATTCTACTATTGCCACTACTGATGACCGTCCCTTGGTGGAGCAACCCACTAGCTTCGTCTTGGGGCATGAGGACTTAGTCATAACAACTCAGGGGTACATTTCGTACCATAATCGCGCGGTGGCCAAGACAGAGGCGCCCCTCGACGCTGAACAAGCGGTGCAGGTAGCGGAAGAATTCTTTCGTCATAGAATGGACGGACCCAGAGACTTTGTCTTTGACAGCGTTATCCCCCTCGAGGAGGGGAGCTACCGCGTTGAATACGTGCAAACCTTTAGGGGCAACCGCATCTTTCCTGGCTACATCATCATGGTCATCAAAGGTGGCGAAGTGGCAGCTATGTGGATGAGCCGCCTGAATGTGGCCCTCGAGGCTGGCGGCGCAAAGCCGGTGCTGCCGGCAAGTGGGGCCGTGCTTAGCTTGCTCAATCACCGTCTCAACAGAGGTGAGACTGGCGCCATGGAGGTACTTGAGGTCTTGTTCGGCTACCACAGCCCTATCTACGATGCTATTGATCCGTCCTGGCGCGGGGTGCCCGTATGGAGAATACGCACCAACGCGGGAGTATATTTTATTAACGCGCATTCGGGCGTGCCCGAAAGCTGGCCACTGGCCAACTAAATTGCCGCGAAAAGGCGCATATTTTGTTAATTCTTGCTCATAAATTGTTCATAAATAAGCCACACCTTGCTGCTATCATTTTAGAGAGCGCGCTGCTATGATAGAATTAGCGAAGGAAGGTGATGATGGCGACGTCTCCCATCTTGTGCCAATGAGGTTTTCTTGACGGTGTTTTTTTAAGGTGCTATAATTTTCTCTGTCAGCATGGGGGATTGGTCTAACGGTAGGACGACTGACTCTGGATCAGTTTGTGGAGGTTCAAATCCTTCATCCCCTGCCAATTACGTGGCGCGTTAGTCTAGTGGTTAGGACGCCGCCCTCTCAAGGCGGAATCACGGGTTCGAGTCCCGTACGCGCTACCAAGCAGAGTTTAAAGCACCCATAGTGGTGCTTTTTGTGCACAATTCTGTAATGTCCTTAATGAAAGGAGAAAGCAAGATGAGTGAGTTTCCTGAGTTTACGGGTAGGCCGCGCTACTATCGACGCCGATTCCCTTTCTTTCTCATGATGACCGTGGCCATAGTGGCCTCTATCCTAGGCGGGGTGGTGGGCTCATATGTCGCGCCACGCTACATTTTCGGGGGCCTTTTGCCCCATCCCAGCAATACGCCTAATTTCGCTAACTCGACTGCGCCGCCCCTGACCGGGCAGAATACTTTGTTTGATATGGTAGCGCGCGGGGCGGTGGTCGATGTGGCCGAACGGGTGGGCCCGACGATAGTAGGTATCGTTAACCTCGGTCGTGCCACGCGCGGGGTCACCACACTGCGCCAGCAAGGCACAGGCTCCGGCATTATTTTTGACAAAGCGGGACTAATCGTCACCAACCAGCATGTTATAGATAACGCGGCGGAAGTCCGCGTCGTCTTCCCCGAGGGCGTAGAAGTCAGAGCAGAGGTTGTCGGGGCAGATTTCATTACCGACTTGGCGGTGTTGCGCATCAACCTAGCCGACCTGCCCGAAGGCAAGCGCGACTTGCCCGTGGCCGAGTTTGGCGACTCCGCGGCGCTACTGGTCGGCGAACTGGCCGTAGCCATTGGCAACCCCCTCGGGCTTGAGTTCCAGCGCACCGTTACGGCGGGCATCATTAGCGCCGTGGAGAGAACGCTGACCATGGATGACATCTCCTTCACCGTAATCCAGACTGATGCCGCCATTAACTCCGGTAACTCAGGCGGGGCTTTGGCCAATGCACGAGGGCAGATCATCGGCATTAATCAGGCTAAAATAACGGCTGCCGGTGTCGAAGGCATGGGCTTTGCCATACCCATCAATGTCGCCCGACCCATTATCGAGGACCTAGTACGTTATGGCAAGGTCATTCGCCCCTGGCTAGGTATCCGTGGTATCGCCCTTTCTCCGGCCATCGCCACCCAGTACGGGATCACAGTCACCGAGGGCATCTTTATAGACACCGTTATCGCTCGTAGCCCAGCCCATGTGGCGGGGCTCCGCCGTGGCGACGTTATCGTCAGGTGGAACGGCGAACTGCTGACAGACTTTGAGCGCATGCGCAATCTAATCGCCGCTACCGGCGTCAATGGCGTAGTGCGGCTTGAAATTCGCCGCAGCACTACCCTGTTCACAGTCGAAGTTAGGCTCGAGGCCGCACCTTAAGCATGAAGATCACCCTGCTCGCTGTCGGCTCCCTCAAAGAAGAGTATTTTCGCCGGGCGGCAGAGGAGTACATGATGCGGCTCGCCCCCTATGCAGAGGTAAAGATAATTGAGATTCCAGAATATAAGACTACGCCGAGCGCATCGATCGCTAACCTAGAACAAGCCCTTGACAGAGAAGGAGCGGCCATAATTAAGTCCATACCAAAGGGGAGTGTGCCCATAGCCTTAGCTATCGAGGCCACTCCCCAATCTTCATTGCAGTTCGCATCCTACCTAGGCCGCCTGCGAGACAGTGGTCAAGGACAGGTGTGCTTCATTATCGGCGGGTCACATGGCCTGTCTGACGCCGCAAAAAGAGCCTGCACAGACAAACTCTCTTTCGGCCCCCTCACCCTGCCCCATCAACTCGCCCGCATTATCCTGCTAGAGCAAATCTACCGCGCCTTTAAGATTATGCGGAATGAACCGTATCACAAATAATGGAGAGTTTCCTTGTTATTGGCTCTCTGTAGTCCTGCCCCACACCGCTAAGAGGTACCCTAGCACGATTGGAACTCGTGTCAGGTTAACCCTTGACGAGGGTTCGAATCCCTCTCTCTCCGCCATTTATGTAGAAGCCATAGGCTCTTGAGGAAGTACCTCAAGAGCCTTTTTGCATGGAAACTGTGAAAGTGGTCGTCTCGTCGCCGTGGCGACGACGGAATAAGTGAGAGTGGGCAGGTGCGTTGCTGGTTGACACTAGCTGTCAACCTTTGGCAACTGAACAGAAGGAAAACAGAGTGATTCGTGTGAAGTGTACGTGTGGACGAGAAGGCGCACGGTACATTTAGGAGTGGATGTCTGAGGGTGTGAATCTAAAGGCATTCATCTTGCTTAGTTTTGAGGCAATATCACTCTCAGTATAAGCAGTGGTGGGGCTCAATCCCCTGAGCCTTGCCTCATATCTTCTGCTATCACTAGGGCTTCTGACCGTGTATGCAAGCCCTTGGGGCGTCACAGGTGCCTCCATAAAGAAGGAGTTACCAGTTATTTGTCGAAGGGTTATGCGGATCAGTAATATGCAGTTTCGTAAGAATACTTACGTGTAAGACCTAGAATCTCCTACCAAAGACTCTTTCCCAGTGTCGCCCAGAGGCGTAGCCTGATCGGTATGTTCTCCACAAGAAGAAAAAGCTGTTCTTGGCGCACACCAATCCCGCTGTAGATAACCTAAAACGGCGCGTAAAAGCATCGGAGTGCAAGTTTTCAACAATCACAAAGTTCCTTAAAACAGGCGGGGTAGGTCAGGATTGCGAAATCTTGGTGGTTGATGAGTGCAGTACAGTTAGCAACAGCAATATGAGGGCAATTCTTGAAAGCCCGTGCTTTTCCATGGATACAGTAGGACATAAGCTATTGGTGCTGGTTAGAGATACGTACCAGATTGATTCCATTGAGTTCGGAAACTGGTTTGATATCGCGAGAAGATTTGTCCCTGATGCTTCGGTCTGTGAATTGACGACGCCATGGCGTAGTCGCGACAAGGGCTTGCCAAAACTGTGGCAGAGGGTTCGCGGAGTGGACGGCAAGGAACCAAACGCCGTGCTTGAATCGTTAACGCGCCAAGGCTATACGACAAATCTAGATAATTCTATTCTTACCGCCACTAAGAATGACGAAATTATACTCTGTCTCAATTATGACGGGCTGTATGGAATAAACAATATAAGCCGTTTTCTGCAGGAGAGTAATCCGCGACTTGCTGTAACTTGGGGCATTCAGCAGTATAAAGTCAATGACCCGATCCTGTTTAATGACTCAGACCGTTTTTTCCCCATAATCTACAACAACATGAAGGGGAGAATTGGGGCATAGCGATATTTGATAGGGGCTTGGTAACGGAGCGAATACAGTTTGACATAGAGCTGGATAGGATACTAATGGG
It encodes the following:
- the rlmH gene encoding 23S rRNA (pseudouridine(1915)-N(3))-methyltransferase RlmH — protein: MKITLLAVGSLKEEYFRRAAEEYMMRLAPYAEVKIIEIPEYKTTPSASIANLEQALDREGAAIIKSIPKGSVPIALAIEATPQSSLQFASYLGRLRDSGQGQVCFIIGGSHGLSDAAKRACTDKLSFGPLTLPHQLARIILLEQIYRAFKIMRNEPYHK
- a CDS encoding HAMP domain-containing protein translates to MFRSIRWRLILLYILLIMVAMQFVSFYLLQRIEELYLEEARTVLRTRGAQLLRVLEIEAERGPLARDRVEIILNDLRAREEDAIVFLLTAEQRILATSLNAEAMRGLYVLGEYAVILESMHVQTALDAVWQDASGRKFYTLAQPITLTVRHGQVNTEAASIFVREPLDHTYRILHEVQVRLLNATLLSIFVTILLGTFAAQTITKPIQEITSKAASLAAGNFDIVVQVKSKDEIGKLGEVFNYLTSTLRATLTELHNDKTKLEAILTQMTNGVIAMDTTGTIIHANTRARHMLGLTEYSQVAYILERLSFGDVKRLLEREAPQVTEVVIGSPQSIAVRSIAAPFHSAEGAVTGVIIVMQDITEESRLETMRQEFVANVSHELKTPLTTIKSYAETLLTGALESRELAGNFITVISEEADRMDRLVKDLLTLSQLDYQRHNLQCRPVLLDELVIDVLEKLSFSACQRGVRFGTDFCEEIPIVMANPDKVEQVLVNIIANAIKYAHENGEVVISLQVSESMVRVGIKDDGPGIPSDDQSRIFERFYRVDKARSRELGGTGLGLAIAKQLVEAHGGTIGIESEVGKGTEVYFSLPRHKPNPPGQVK
- a CDS encoding two-component system regulatory protein YycI, translating into MWEKLKSATLVVLILTSVYMTGQLWLVHYAPPGATALRGDFPEPMPLELMAPIAINLHLTEESRGLSPGQPGFAETWEFFRGLISGGHMVSVRSITEQEWQRAYAGNSIEVKLAGRVQMRMWLEAQSVQPSGLGTEHVMDRVLMSTHSNHVYFWDTERGVYLAWENAARPDQPSRVREQTALHLATAQQSWQGEPIRRLTPRLRARAAPWVYVPAEPGLWPQLLARHERAQNSQLIAGFFPDWSLVRRVSERDGRMSFTDGLRHVYLHPSSAVQYVSTTWFRPTYDINARASLILAMALNFVARHGGWPDDVRLSYMEVSAPTSGLPQIAFRFVPYTHINLNGRVAFVPLVSPRTQIALTVNERHVSDYERLVYHPIDTGASPTRIITPEAAIQAVEKNLLQDKLITDVYVGFYQRHLDEAAEFLYPVWVIEQGQELFLVNAFTGDVVPR
- a CDS encoding trypsin-like peptidase domain-containing protein, giving the protein MSEFPEFTGRPRYYRRRFPFFLMMTVAIVASILGGVVGSYVAPRYIFGGLLPHPSNTPNFANSTAPPLTGQNTLFDMVARGAVVDVAERVGPTIVGIVNLGRATRGVTTLRQQGTGSGIIFDKAGLIVTNQHVIDNAAEVRVVFPEGVEVRAEVVGADFITDLAVLRINLADLPEGKRDLPVAEFGDSAALLVGELAVAIGNPLGLEFQRTVTAGIISAVERTLTMDDISFTVIQTDAAINSGNSGGALANARGQIIGINQAKITAAGVEGMGFAIPINVARPIIEDLVRYGKVIRPWLGIRGIALSPAIATQYGITVTEGIFIDTVIARSPAHVAGLRRGDVIVRWNGELLTDFERMRNLIAATGVNGVVRLEIRRSTTLFTVEVRLEAAP
- a CDS encoding two-component system regulatory protein YycI translates to MDWGRVKTLLIVSFLILNILLAGRLYFVPELEMYLGLTDRASSEAVLRALQAHEVVLTGTLPTVALRAPFAQVSLRRLNHNDIDLLRRQILGDEAVHSTIATTDDRPLVEQPTSFVLGHEDLVITTQGYISYHNRAVAKTEAPLDAEQAVQVAEEFFRHRMDGPRDFVFDSVIPLEEGSYRVEYVQTFRGNRIFPGYIIMVIKGGEVAAMWMSRLNVALEAGGAKPVLPASGAVLSLLNHRLNRGETGAMEVLEVLFGYHSPIYDAIDPSWRGVPVWRIRTNAGVYFINAHSGVPESWPLAN